From a single Deinococcus detaillensis genomic region:
- a CDS encoding transposase, whose amino-acid sequence MTHSFPRWTRHFPTWFAPFHETFRHRSQWTWAPIYLQGLCSSAPRKSMQPLAATVAPGKDD is encoded by the coding sequence TGACGCATTCATTCCCTCGTTGGACGCGGCACTTCCCGACATGGTTCGCTCCGTTCCATGAGACCTTTCGACACCGCTCGCAGTGGACGTGGGCCCCTATCTATCTGCAGGGATTGTGCAGTTCAGCACCCCGAAAAAGCATGCAACCGCTGGCGGCGACGGTCGCCCCTGGCAAAGATGAT